The genome window CCGTATCGATACGGcacaacaacaccaccaaattCAGAAGCCGAGTCATCCGACGACGGTGACGTAGCATCATCAGAAGACGCCGAGTCGGGAGGATTCGACGAGGTCGGACTATCAGAAGGAGCCCGTCCCTTGGTCTTCCTCGCCCTCTCCTTTCTCGCCCTCTGCGCAGAGTCAACCCATCTGAGACTCTTCCCAGGCTGAGGTTCCGCCGGCGTCGATGACGAGATAAAcgtcaaagtcaaaggcTTCCCAGCACCAGGTGTGGAGTCAACAGCCATGTGGCTACTGTACCTACACCTCAAGCCCTGCCCAGAGCAAGCGATGCCTTTTTTCTGACACTTGAGACATTCCGGCTCTGTCTTGTCACACCTAAGACGTCTCTTGCAGCACTCGTAACAGCCTAAAACTCAGCTGTCAGCCCTATCATTCGCAATGGGTGGAGTTCAACACGCACCGTTATTCCTCTTAGCAAGCGACATCTGAAAGCCAAGAAAACCTAGTTGAAAAACAGGGGCCCTCTTTCTCGGTGTCTTACTGTTTTGGGGAGACCGGAATCTCTTATACTCAGCACGTTTTAGTTTTCTGGGGAGAAGGTTGATGGGTTTACGAGAGCCCGGTATGTGAGATACGCGCTTGCGTGATGGGAATTACGCATGGGCATCCGGATAGACCTTCATGCTCGACGCTATTGATTGGTGAATTGTCAGAGCTTCTAGATCAGGGTCTGGACAGAACTAGCGGCAATTCCGGGCCACACCGAAGAGTGACGGACTTTGAGATTTGAATAGGAGTAGGTACGGGGTGGTGACAAATGTCACCGATAAAAGCCATGGCGTAGTGATTACAATTACCGTGCTAATAttgtattttattatctctTCTCGGACATGTTGTCGTCAGCTTGATTCAATGATCGTCAACTAATCAAAGACCTTGACGTCTCTCAAGCGCATGTATCACAAGGGAGGCTCACAGAAAACAAGCTTCGATAAACGCCACAGCGCCCTCCAAAGAACAAGACTAGAACCCAAATCGAAGGGCCCCTTTCTCACatgagaaagaaaataagCAAAGGGCGAATATCTCACTGTGAGGCGCGTTATGGCTCATAACTTACCAGAAAATGGGAACCAGCTCGCAGCCACCATACTTCAGCCGCACCGTCAGACTAACTCGCCATGGCATTCTCGAACCTTGAGGTCCAATTGAAGGGATCGCCTTTGCCGAATATATCTTGACGGGAAGGGATCGCGATCCCGGAAGCTTTCCCGCGAGTGACATGCCGCGGATATCTTCCTTCCCAAGCGAAAGGCGGGCTTGGGAGCTAAAACTGTCTGGGGAAAGGTATGGGGAGGGATGAGAAATTTAGCAAAATTAGGAATGCCATAATTACCGTCGGTTAAATTATTCGGCATGAACAAACTTATAGTCTTGTTTGTCAAAGCGAAATGTCTCGGCACAATTATAAACTCTATTTCCCATAGTCTTCAAAGCGGCCGGTTCCGACGATCCCAATCGAGACAGACTTGCCACCTCGAAGCTATCGTGAACCCCGCGGGGTATTTTGTGCTAGTATTTATGCCAAGACCATGATTTACATAACTCCTCTTCATAGATAAGTAGCCCAGCACCCATTCGCAGATCGTTGTCTTAGTTATCTCCCTTATCCGCTTATCGGCCTTCGGTTCGGTTGATTAGTTACCGAGAAGGGCAGGCTATCATGAGAATTTTTACACTAGATCCATAATTTATCATGTTATTCCCGGTTTTTATTCTGGAGCGGTATCGGGACTATCACGTTAGATTTTCTGACCGTAACATGACTGCAACAAGCTACTTAAGATTGCGATACCGCAGTTCCTCATCTTGAATTCGTTGTTCGAAATTTATTTGTTTTTAATGACTGAAAAATGACTGAAAAAACACTCCAAACTGATGAGCCCAATGGCGAGACCATGTTGTAAGTTCACAATCCCTTTGCCAAGTGAAAAATGTTAACGAGTAAAGCAAACCAATCAATACTTTACGTCGTGAACCGACGAGGTCAGAGATGCAAGATCTCGAAATTATCGCCTCAGCTGGTGCATCTTTCCGACCCGGCGACATCCCGCCTCCCCCCGACGGCGGCATCGAAGCATGGACACAGGTAGCAATGGGCTGGATCGTCATCTTCGCAACATGGGGCTACGTCAACTCGTTTGGAAGTTTCCAAGCCCACTACACCTCCACACTCCCCCAATCACCTTTCCAAATCTCCTGGATTGGGTCGATCCAAGTATGGTTTACATTCTTTGGGAGTGCATTCTCTGGAAGGTTGCTAGATGCTGGGTTTTGGATTCCCACGTTCCTTGTTGGTGCGGGGCTGCAGCTCATCGGGATTttcatgatgagcttgtcgaCTTCTTATTGGCATCTTATGATCACACAGGGTGTTGTCACTGGTATTGGCGGGGGTATTATCTTTGCGCCGtcgttggcgttggtggCGACATATTTTGAGAAAAGGAGAGGTATTGCTATTGGGCTGGTGACTACCGGGAATTCTCTCGGTGGTACTGTTTATCCTCTTGTTGTTCGAGCGCTTCTTCCCAGCATCGGTATGCCGTGGACTGCGAGGGTGCTGGGATTCATTAATCTGGCTGGATTTATCCTCGTGGCCATTTTCATGAGGCCAAGACTTCCGCCGCGACAGACTGGACCTATTATCGATTGGAGTGCGTTCAGGGATACTCTTTATGTGTCTTATGTGGGCGGGCTGTTCTTCTTTGTGTGGTCTGTGTATTACACTTTCTACTACGTGAGTATCTATAACATTCCCTCTTGATAACTCCCACTGACGTCACAAAAGCTGGCATCCTTTGGCCAACAAGAAGTCGGAATGTCATTCGCTGATTCAtccctcatcaccaccataATCAACGCCGTCGGCCTTCCAACCCGAGTCCTAATCCCCGTTCTCGCCGACAGAATCGGCCCATTGAACACCATCGCACCAGCAGCTCTTTGCGTCGCCATAGTTGCATATACATGGGTTGCAGTTCACGACGTTGCCGGTGTTTacatcttctccatcttctaCGGCATTGCATCTGGCGCTTTCCAAAGTCTCATGCCCACTGGAGTCGCCAGTATCACGACGAGGCTAGATACAATCGGTACGAGAATGGGCATGTGTTTCAGTCTCGTCTCTTTTGCGGGTTTGTCTGGACCGCCTATTGGGGGGTTATTGCAGGATCGAAGTCTCACTGGGGCTCATATCTGGGCTGCGCTTTCGAGTACACTCTGCGCGGTGCTATTGGTGCTCGCGAGAGTTTTGAAGGTTGGTTGGAAGGTAAAGACTAGATGTTAGACAAAACCATATAGATGCTCTCAATAATCTAGATAGAATAATGCTTAATTGAAGTCATAGAACTTCCATCCCGCTTTGAAGTCCTTCGTAAGCTCGTCGTTCAGAATCAACGCCTTAACCATCTCAATCGGCAACCCACCAGTCTTCAAAATAGCATCATGATACTCCTTCTGCGTCATCTTcccaccatcaacagccatCTCTCTCAACTTCCAAAGCTGAAGCGCACCAAGCATATACCCAGCTTGATAAAGCGGCGAGTATGTCCCCTCGACAGATCGTCTGACCTCGCCCTCAGCCGTACTCCTCTCGTGATTGATCCTCTCAACGAGCAGATCAACAGCCTCTTGAGCCGTCATCTCACCTAAGTGAAACTTCAACGAGAAAATAATCCTCAAACAGCGATGCATGCGCCACCAAAGTGCACCGATCCTATTTTCAGGAGACTTATGGAAGTCATCTCGAGAGTAGAATAGGAACTCCCAGTACAATGCCCAACCTTCCACAAAGAAGGGGGTATCGAAAATTTCTTTCCTATGAGAGTTATACCGATCGGCCATGTAGAGCTGCAGTCTGTGGCCAGGGAACATTTCATGGAAAGCCGTCGCATGAGCGAAGTGCTTGTTGTTTCCTCGCATGACCATGAGTTTAAGATCATGCTCCATTGATGAAACCGGATAGGAAACTTGAATAACCGGACCGCCTAGGAAGAAGGGCGAAACTTTCTGTTGTTCTGCACTGATCATCGTCATGCGCCACGTTGAGATTGCCAAAGGGGGAATGGTGACGAGATCGCGCTCTGTGACGAAGAGACTTCCTTCAACGACCAAGTTGCGAACAAATTCTGTTTGCTTGCCGGGATCAACGTAGTCGTTTTTGACGTGTTCAAGGGCTTTCTTCCATTCCTTGCCGTAGCCGAGAGCTTCGGATTGTTTGATCATTTCCTTTTCGCACCATGCGAATTCTTGGTTGCCAATCTTGATGAGCTCCTCAGGCGTGTAGGGAATCATCTCGGCTTCGAGTTCGACTTCCAGTCCTTTGCGCCCGATTGGCTCCCCAACAATGGCGTCTTCTCCGTCCTTTTGATTCATCCCGGCCAGTTTTGTCTGAACGACGTCAAGATAGCTTGTAAGAGAGGTATTCGCCGCCTGCCAAGGCGTTGTAACCCAGAAGTCAAACAGGGGATCATATGTTGAGTAAAATGTGAACCATTCGCccaaaagatcaagaaggttgGCGACGGCTTTACTCGCGAGATATCCCGTTGTTTCCGTGACATTGAAACCATCATCTTGCACCTTTGTCTGTACTTTGGCGATAGATTTGGTGATGTTATTCAGCAAACCAGCTGTTTCTTTTGCCTTCATAGGATCGACATCCTGGCGCGCCTCAAGTATCCCAATAAGATCATCCGCAAACGGTAGCAGGGGATCATATTTCTCTTTCGAGGCTTTCTGAAGATCCAGATTGTTGAGTTGACGTGTATGGTACGTGTTGAGCATAATATAGTCCACTTTGCCTTCCTGATCGAGATGCTCAAAGTCAATTTCGCTAAGAAGATCCTGTTCGCTCTTGTGATATGTCGTCAGGGCCTGATACCGGCGCGGGGCCATGCCAATGTTGTAGAACTCATCGAGTTCACCGAGGTCCGCCTGTGTTCGGATGACATGGTCTGTCATGGACAAGTTGAAAGAGTCTCCTGCGATAGCGAATGAGCCCCATTGGCCACCAAAGTGACTCCCTGCTAATGCCATCTTTGTAAGTAGCATCAGTATATAGTAGATGCTATAGGTGCTGGAAAGGCAGAGGGCTAGTGCAAGCAACCACAGAATGACCATCTTAAAGAGGGGTCTTTGAGTTGACCTTTATACTCTAAAATATCAATATAGTACTACTCAAAGTTCGGCTATGTAACCCGTCAATATCGGACGTGTGATCCGCGATGTCGATCAGTGCGACCTTTCGAAGACTTGTAAGATAAAGCAGGGTTCCCCGCCCGCGAGACTCTGGGCACTTTTGATACTTCCAGTCATACAAGGATCACGATATACTCTATTTGGTAGGTAGATAGCTGTATTCTACGTCATATTCGAAAGACAATTCTCTTTAGTGTTTGATTAGGAGTCGGCTCCATGCAGAGAAACGTTGCATGGTATGGCTGTGGATATCTA of Fusarium oxysporum Fo47 chromosome I, complete sequence contains these proteins:
- a CDS encoding major facilitator superfamily domain-containing protein; the protein is MTEKTLQTDEPNGETMFKPINTLRREPTRSEMQDLEIIASAGASFRPGDIPPPPDGGIEAWTQVAMGWIVIFATWGYVNSFGSFQAHYTSTLPQSPFQISWIGSIQVWFTFFGSAFSGRLLDAGFWIPTFLVGAGLQLIGIFMMSLSTSYWHLMITQGVVTGIGGGIIFAPSLALVATYFEKRRGIAIGLVTTGNSLGGTVYPLVVRALLPSIGMPWTARVLGFINLAGFILVAIFMRPRLPPRQTGPIIDWSAFRDTLYVSYVGGLFFFVWSVYYTFYYLASFGQQEVGMSFADSSLITTIINAVGLPTRVLIPVLADRIGPLNTIAPAALCVAIVAYTWVAVHDVAGVYIFSIFYGIASGAFQSLMPTGVASITTRLDTIGTRMGMCFSLVSFAGLSGPPIGGLLQDRSLTGAHIWAALSSTLCAVLLVLARVLKVGWKVKTRC
- a CDS encoding uncharacterized protein (bacterial protein of unknown function-domain containing protein); translated protein: MALAGSHFGGQWGSFAIAGDSFNLSMTDHVIRTQADLGELDEFYNIGMAPRRYQALTTYHKSEQDLLSEIDFEHLDQEGKVDYIMLNTYHTRQLNNLDLQKASKEKYDPLLPFADDLIGILEARQDVDPMKAKETAGLLNNITKSIAKVQTKVQDDGFNVTETTGYLASKAVANLLDLLGEWFTFYSTYDPLFDFWVTTPWQAANTSLTSYLDVVQTKLAGMNQKDGEDAIVGEPIGRKGLEVELEAEMIPYTPEELIKIGNQEFAWCEKEMIKQSEALGYGKEWKKALEHVKNDYVDPGKQTEFVRNLVVEGSLFVTERDLVTIPPLAISTWRMTMISAEQQKVSPFFLGGPVIQVSYPVSSMEHDLKLMVMRGNNKHFAHATAFHEMFPGHRLQLYMADRYNSHRKEIFDTPFFVEGWALYWEFLFYSRDDFHKSPENRIGALWWRMHRCLRIIFSLKFHLGEMTAQEAVDLLVERINHERSTAEGEVRRSVEGTYSPLYQAGYMLGALQLWKLREMAVDGGKMTQKEYHDAILKTGGLPIEMRDGSSMTSIKHYSI